Part of the Sorghum bicolor cultivar BTx623 chromosome 1, Sorghum_bicolor_NCBIv3, whole genome shotgun sequence genome, GGAAATTCCTGTTCTCAACTACATACTTTCAAACTGAAGCATAATGCAATAGAATATCAATCCAAGAACAAAATTTCCAAGCTCACCATAGTCTGAGAACGTCCTTGAACATTGCCCTTCTTTATGATGCATCCGTAGATGGGGATTGTAGAAGTACTAGCTCGAACTCTCTCTTTCAGTTTCTTCATCTGCACACAGGTGAGACAGGTTCCCCGTTGGAGGATGTAACCTGGAACACATTGTGATTTCTGGTCTTCTGGACATATAGAATCTCCTGCACAGAGACAAAGAGAAGAAATTTGAGGTAATGGTGATCTGTAAAGTAAATCCTACTTAAGTTGGTTCAACTCGGTGACTCAACCTGATGAGTCAGATAGGGAGGTCGATGAACTAGCGGTGACATTCATGGGAAGATCTCCACAACTGCTTGAAATTTCAGTTTGCATTTCCCTTGTTTCTCTGCCACAGATATGATTTCTCTTGACACGGCATTGCGGCACTTTCTCGCAACAACTAAGATCAAATATGAAAACCTTCAATCTAGAAGTCCCGTCGTACTTGAAAACCAAGAAGTCCCCCATGCTCAAGTCATGGGCAGTAACAAACTCCTTCCATCCCGTTTGGAGTAGTAGTTTGCCCAAACTGTTAGCCACTTCAACATCAAAAGTGTGTCCACAGCGTGATTCTAGCTTGACACTGTTTGCTATTAGCCCTCTGATACGTTGCACGAATTTATCAGGTATGGCCTGCAGCAATAGCATATATATCATTCCAGACACAGATAGAGTAGTACATAGTAGTTGCCCACATCTAAGGACTAAGTTTTACACAAACTGATTCTAACTATACGTTCAACATGTTAAAGAACCAAAAAACATTCTCAGGTTGCACAAGTATTCCTGTCAAAATCTAGCATTGGTTACAAGTTACAACTGAActcgtttcaaaaaaaaaagttacaaCTGAACAATATTCTAACATGTCTAGCTTCAGAAGTTCAGAACAATAATACGGCACATATATCTTGGGTTTCAATCTGCATCTACAACTGGCCAAATCTTTCCATTCAGGTTCCTTGGGGGACTTAAGAGTTTTGGTGGCACATATAACTGCTAGCACAATATCCCCACCTCTGAGCAGGCAGAGATGGCGGTGACAgcaaaagttttttttaaaaaaagaacacTTTCCAAGAACATAGTGGACCTGTAAACCTACCAATCGTTCACGAAAATCACCGACCAGAACCTTGAAGAAATACTTGTCCTTCTCATCCTTGTGATTCGAACAGAAACATGCATGCCTCTCCCTGCTTCTCTTACCCGGCTTTCTCATCTTTACCACGCCTACATCAAAGACAGTTGCATTCCGAGGGCACTTAATACTAATCGCAATAAGTAAAAACGAGAGATAAAAGTTCATGATCGAGTGATCTTTGATCGTTTTGGGAAGCCCAAGCTTCGTAAGAAATATATGGAGACTACATACCTGCATGCCAAAGCCCAAGCTTGATGATAATACGCGTCTGTCAACCGTAGTAAAAGAGACCAGCCTTGAATCAACCCGATGGAAGAATGGAGACGCCAACCGGTGTTTACACATCGTCTCAACTCTCAAGGGGTGCATTATAGGTACAGCCTTTAAGTCTTGGCGCATGAGCTAGTGGCAAACAATTCAAGCGTTGTCATTACTAGAATTATATGCTCCACTAAATATCGGGACCTATATATTGACAATTCAAGCGTCGCCATTCTAACAACATTTATGGAGATAGCATTTAAGCACATTGATGGACGGTAACAGTACTGCATCTTTTGCATGAGGATGTATTGATCACCGGCCGGTATTGTTGCTCGTATACTGGCATTTTCGAAGACCATATTCACAATGTTCTTAGTACGTGTATTCTCTAATTTTTAGGCCTTCTTTAGATCAAAAAGTTTTAGGATTttaacactatagcactttcgtttttatttaacaaacattgtctaatcatagagtaactaggtttaaaagattcgtctcgcgatttacaggtaaactagtttttgttttcatctatatttaatgctatatgcatgtgccgtaagattcgatgtgacaagaaatcttgaaaagtttttggtttttagggtgaactaaggccttgttcagtttccaaaattttttgagtttcgACACTAtagaatttttgtttttatttgacaaatattgtccaatcatggagcaactaggcttaaaagattcgtctcgtgattttcagacaaactgtgcaattagtttttgtttttatctatatttaatacaccatgcatgtgccgcaagatttgctgtgacggagaatcttgacaaTTTTTAGAtacttttttggaactaaacaaagcctaaacaaggccttagagtgGCAGGATCTCTCTCTTTTCAGAGACCAAACATGTTGTAGTAAACGCTCCAATTCCATTTCGACGATCGTTCAACCGATGGCAAAATTTTaggattttgggtactgtagtacttttatttttatttatcaaatattgtccaattatgaactaactaggtttaaaagtttcatctcacaaattacagataaactgtataattagtttttattttcgtctatatttaatactccatgcatatgccgtaagattcgatatgacgagaaatctaattttttttttgtaaaacttgttggaactaaacaagacaccTGAACGAGTCCACCAGTCCCCTATGTTACACGGATACTCCAAGGGGGGtgacgtatccgtatccgatacTCGTCGGATACGCAGATACGGATACTCGGATACACCATTTTAGTGGGTTTTGTTTTTAGAAAGTGCGTATCCGATATGTATTGTATCCAATACTCGTACCCGTACTCGTGTAACGTAGCCAGTCCCACACACACGTTGAGCGGCCGAGCGGCCCGACTcagaacttaggccttgtttagttctattttttttttgtaaaatgaacactatagtattttcgtttgtatttgacaaatattgtccaatcatagactaactaagctcaaaaaatttgtctcgtaaattacaagtgaactgtgtaattagtttttattttcgtctatatttaatgctctatgtatgtatctaaagattcgatgggatgaggaatgtgaaaaattttacaaaatattttaggaatgtGTGCGTCCatctttttcttattttttttattttctagtttttcatttacattttttttctttttcactaTTTTTTTGTCTCTTTCACTTGTTCTCTTCTTCCGATCTAATCTAAGATCACAAATTTACAAAAATTATAATGAGAAATTTATGATGATAATTTGTCACTTAAAAGTTATGTACAAAGTTGTGAGTACAAATTGTGATGACAAGTTGTTCTGTATAAAACGTTGTGCAGACAATTTATTTGTATAACTTTAATTTTCCAACAACTAAGAGTTatagtttttccttttatgttctagttctacttttttttttctttgcgtTTTTTTACATTAATCtatctatttttgcatatgATTCATATACTATACGTATAATATAATGTTCTGCACCATTTTTTTTCACTATTTTTCTCTTCTTCCGTAGTAATTGAATCTTATGACCACAAATCTGTAATCTTCTTCTATCTACTATACGGAATCTGCACCATGGGCTCTGGCTTATTCTCCTGCCACGTGTCCCGCGCAACTCCCATCGCCCCTCGGCCGTCGCGACTCCAGCCGGAGCCGGGCAGGCGCCCGCCGCAGCCGGCCCTGGTCCCGCGCGGCCATCCCGGCCGGTGCCCGCGCTGGGC contains:
- the LOC8062497 gene encoding putative B3 domain-containing protein Os03g0621600, with protein sequence MRKPGKRSRERHACFCSNHKDEKDKYFFKVLVGDFRERLAIPDKFVQRIRGLIANSVKLESRCGHTFDVEVANSLGKLLLQTGWKEFVTAHDLSMGDFLVFKYDGTSRLKVFIFDLSCCEKVPQCRVKRNHICGRETREMQTEISSSCGDLPMNVTASSSTSLSDSSGDSICPEDQKSQCVPGYILQRGTCLTCVQMKKLKERVRASTSTIPIYGCIIKKGNVQGRSQTMVSLEILFLD